The following coding sequences lie in one Oceanicola sp. 502str15 genomic window:
- a CDS encoding VOC family protein, which translates to MLKIQTQGVHHITLTGADRQTSIDFWEGVLGMPFLFEQPNLDNPEESHLYFDPGDGRLITIFTDESRTPNRRRTPTEPGCVHHLAFIVSKVVWNQAQSRIEARGIGHSGPKDRGFMDSIYFKDPLGLLIELACYKFDPPAGSTHAEVLAEAHKLRVAAGDKAIGDVHLADAIEALVARKSGSLSSDRNPKNPYA; encoded by the coding sequence ATGCTAAAGATCCAGACCCAGGGCGTGCATCACATCACGCTCACCGGCGCCGACCGGCAGACATCCATCGACTTCTGGGAGGGCGTGCTCGGCATGCCCTTCCTGTTCGAGCAGCCCAACCTCGACAATCCGGAAGAAAGCCACCTTTATTTCGATCCCGGTGACGGACGGTTGATCACCATCTTCACCGACGAGAGCCGCACTCCGAACCGGCGGCGCACCCCCACCGAGCCCGGCTGCGTGCACCACCTCGCCTTCATCGTCTCCAAGGTCGTCTGGAACCAGGCCCAATCCAGGATCGAAGCCCGCGGCATCGGGCATTCCGGCCCCAAAGACCGCGGCTTCATGGATTCAATCTACTTCAAGGATCCGCTCGGTCTGCTGATCGAACTGGCCTGCTACAAGTTCGACCCGCCCGCCGGAAGCACCCATGCCGAAGTGCTGGCCGAAGCCCATAAACTTCGCGTCGCGGCGGGAGACAAGGCCATCGGCGATGTACATCTCGCAGATGCAATCGAAGCCCTTGTCGCGAGGAAATCCGGGTCATTGTCCAGCGACCGAAACCCCAAGAACCCTTACGCCTGA
- a CDS encoding gamma-glutamyl kinase: protein MLVFWDARLVLLATPKTGTHALESALGNEADIAFRHPPFVKHMGFAWVNRLMPRIVGEKEWPSFRTVAVMREPLDWLGSWYRYRRRNDLVGQNNSTRDMDFSTFLKGYLKDSQPAYSRLGRQWKFLRRDDGRVGIDYLFPYERFDTLVDFLENRLDREIKLEQENVSPEAPLEVDPGLAAPLAKALEKDFRLYDALISGGDWKNI, encoded by the coding sequence ATGCTGGTATTCTGGGACGCACGGCTTGTGCTTTTGGCTACGCCCAAGACGGGGACCCATGCGCTCGAATCCGCGCTCGGAAACGAGGCCGATATCGCCTTTCGGCATCCGCCATTCGTCAAGCACATGGGGTTTGCCTGGGTAAACCGCCTGATGCCCCGGATCGTCGGTGAAAAGGAGTGGCCGAGTTTTCGCACAGTTGCCGTGATGCGCGAGCCGCTTGACTGGCTCGGAAGCTGGTATCGCTATCGCCGGCGCAACGATCTGGTAGGGCAGAACAACTCGACCCGCGACATGGATTTTTCCACGTTCCTGAAAGGCTACCTGAAAGACTCTCAGCCCGCTTATTCCCGCTTGGGTCGCCAGTGGAAGTTCCTGCGCCGTGACGACGGGCGAGTCGGGATAGATTATCTCTTCCCTTATGAACGTTTCGACACGCTCGTGGACTTCCTCGAGAACCGGCTGGACCGCGAGATCAAGCTGGAGCAGGAGAACGTGTCGCCCGAAGCGCCATTGGAGGTCGACCCCGGGCTGGCCGCGCCCTTGGCGAAAGCGCTCGAGAAGGATTTTCGGCTTTACGACGCGCTGATCTCCGGCGGCGACTGGAAGAACATCTGA
- a CDS encoding YitT family protein, which translates to MTTPNDSPHYSLLEDAQGLLVASAQAALGVHLLRAAGLISSGTAGTALIIAYLSGWSFGVVFFVINLPFYAFAWRARGMIFCIKSLAAVTLLSIMAEVLKPLLQIAQIHPAAAAVLFGVAAGVGLLGLFRHSASLGGVSIIALILQDKYGFRAGWTQLIHDLVLFTVAAFVLPLSAVLWSLLGAVILNLVVAFNHRRDWYVVT; encoded by the coding sequence ATGACCACGCCGAATGACTCGCCGCACTATTCGCTCCTTGAAGATGCCCAGGGCCTTCTCGTCGCCTCGGCGCAGGCGGCGCTTGGGGTGCACCTTCTGCGGGCGGCAGGGCTGATCTCCAGCGGCACGGCGGGCACCGCGCTGATCATCGCCTATCTCTCGGGCTGGTCCTTTGGCGTGGTGTTCTTTGTCATCAACCTGCCGTTCTATGCCTTCGCCTGGCGCGCACGGGGGATGATCTTCTGCATCAAGTCGCTTGCCGCCGTCACCCTGCTTTCCATCATGGCCGAAGTGCTCAAACCACTGCTCCAGATCGCCCAGATCCACCCCGCCGCCGCTGCCGTGCTCTTCGGGGTGGCCGCGGGCGTGGGGCTGCTCGGCCTGTTCCGCCACTCCGCCTCGCTCGGGGGCGTGTCGATCATTGCGCTGATCCTGCAAGACAAATACGGCTTCCGCGCAGGATGGACCCAGCTCATCCATGATCTGGTCCTCTTCACCGTCGCCGCCTTCGTCCTACCGCTCTCCGCCGTGCTCTGGTCGCTCCTCGGCGCGGTGATCCTCAACCTTGTCGTTGCGTTCAACCACCGCCGCGACTGGTATGTGGTCACATAG
- a CDS encoding DUF1330 domain-containing protein produces MPALWIAHVTVTDPDAYGKYAELAGPAIAKHGGSFIARGGKFVQLEGKERPRNVVARFPSVEAAVECYNSPEYQEALNHARGASERELMVVETSE; encoded by the coding sequence ATGCCCGCTCTCTGGATTGCCCACGTGACTGTCACTGACCCCGACGCCTACGGAAAATACGCCGAGCTGGCCGGACCGGCGATTGCGAAGCATGGCGGAAGCTTCATCGCAAGAGGCGGGAAGTTCGTTCAGCTTGAGGGCAAGGAACGGCCGCGCAACGTTGTGGCGCGCTTCCCGTCGGTTGAAGCCGCGGTGGAGTGCTACAATTCGCCGGAGTATCAAGAGGCGCTCAACCACGCGCGTGGCGCGAGCGAGCGCGAGCTGATGGTGGTTGAAACCTCGGAGTAG
- a CDS encoding multidrug efflux SMR transporter — MPKTYLFLVLAIVAETVGTVALPATKGFTRLAPAVLVVVAYAVSFYFLSLTVKVMPVGVVYAIWSGLGIVLIAMMGLLLYNQKLDLPAIIGLGLILSGVLVLHLFSSATPH; from the coding sequence ATGCCCAAGACCTATCTCTTCCTCGTGCTCGCCATTGTCGCCGAAACGGTGGGCACCGTCGCCTTGCCCGCCACCAAAGGCTTCACCCGCCTCGCCCCCGCCGTGCTGGTAGTCGTGGCCTATGCGGTGTCGTTCTACTTCCTGTCGCTGACGGTGAAGGTGATGCCGGTGGGCGTGGTCTATGCCATCTGGTCGGGCCTCGGGATCGTGTTGATCGCGATGATGGGCCTGCTGCTCTACAACCAGAAACTCGACCTGCCCGCCATAATCGGCCTCGGCCTCATCCTGTCGGGCGTTCTGGTGCTGCATCTTTTCTCATCGGCAACGCCGCACTGA
- a CDS encoding RsmB/NOP family class I SAM-dependent RNA methyltransferase, with amino-acid sequence MTPAARIAAAAQVLDAIAGGLAAEQALSRWGRSNRFAGSGDRAAIRDHVFDALRCHRSFSARGGGESGRALMLGMLRAQGRDSAEMFSGVGHAPAVLTEAEAAAGEVPEGVQALDCPDWLADDLKSSLGDDFAPVLKAMQARADVFLRVNALASTPEAACAALGIEGISAEPFPLATTALRVTDGARRIRNSQAFADGLVELQDAGSQAICEALSLPAEGRVLDYCAGGGGKSLALACRAPHLTYVAHDAHPLRMNDLPARTTRAGVRIAPIEAPEGPYELVVADVPCSGSGAWRRQPEAKWRLDRAGLEALLATQARILDTLVAHVSPGGQLAYMTCSLLDAENDAQIAAFLSRHPGWTRESSLRLTPLDGGDGFFLAVMRPPEES; translated from the coding sequence ATGACTCCCGCCGCCCGCATTGCCGCTGCCGCCCAGGTGCTTGATGCCATCGCCGGAGGGCTCGCCGCTGAGCAGGCCCTGAGCCGTTGGGGCCGGTCCAATCGCTTTGCTGGGTCCGGGGACCGGGCGGCAATCCGCGACCATGTGTTTGATGCCCTGCGCTGCCACCGCAGCTTCTCGGCCCGGGGGGGCGGCGAGAGTGGCCGGGCGCTGATGCTTGGGATGCTGCGCGCTCAGGGGCGCGACTCGGCTGAGATGTTCTCGGGTGTGGGCCATGCCCCTGCGGTGCTGACAGAGGCAGAAGCCGCTGCCGGTGAGGTGCCTGAGGGTGTGCAGGCGCTGGACTGCCCGGACTGGCTTGCGGACGATCTGAAGTCGTCGCTGGGCGACGATTTTGCACCCGTTCTCAAGGCGATGCAGGCCAGAGCTGATGTGTTCCTGAGGGTCAATGCTTTGGCGTCCACCCCCGAGGCGGCCTGTGCTGCACTGGGGATTGAGGGCATTTCGGCCGAGCCCTTTCCACTCGCGACAACCGCCCTGCGTGTGACCGATGGCGCCCGCCGCATCCGCAACTCCCAGGCCTTCGCCGATGGCTTGGTTGAACTGCAGGATGCCGGGTCGCAGGCGATCTGCGAGGCGCTGTCGCTGCCTGCGGAGGGGCGTGTGCTTGATTACTGCGCGGGCGGTGGCGGCAAGAGCCTTGCGCTGGCCTGTCGCGCGCCGCACCTCACCTATGTGGCGCATGACGCCCACCCTCTGCGGATGAACGATCTGCCTGCTCGTACAACCCGTGCCGGGGTCCGGATTGCCCCGATTGAGGCTCCGGAGGGGCCCTACGAGTTGGTCGTCGCCGATGTGCCCTGTTCGGGCTCGGGTGCCTGGCGGCGACAGCCGGAGGCCAAGTGGCGGCTGGACCGCGCTGGCCTCGAGGCCCTGCTGGCCACACAGGCGCGGATCCTCGACACGCTGGTGGCCCATGTCAGCCCCGGCGGGCAGCTGGCCTATATGACCTGCTCCCTGCTGGACGCCGAGAACGATGCACAGATTGCGGCCTTCCTGTCCCGCCATCCCGGCTGGACCCGGGAAAGCTCGCTGCGGCTGACCCCGCTCGATGGCGGAGACGGTTTTTTCCTTGCCGTAATGCGACCTCCCGAAGAGAGTTGA
- the typA gene encoding translational GTPase TypA, with the protein MDLRNIAIIAHVDHGKTTLVDELLKQSGAFRENQAVAERAMDSNDLERERGITILAKCTSVEWKGARINIVDTPGHADFGGEVERILSMVDGVVLLVDAAEGPMPQTKFVTSKALALGLRPIVVLNKVDKQDAEPDRALDEVFDLFAALDADEDQLDFPHLYASGRSGWCDTELDGPRKNLEALFRLIVDHVPAPKQQKHAGEDFRMLATTLGADAFIGRTLTGRVESGRIKAGATVQALTRNNQKIEQFRVSKIQAFRGLGLQEIEEAVAGDIVTLAGMSKATVSDTICALAVEEALDAQPIDPPTISVTFGINDSPLAGRDGKKVQSRVIRERLMKEAEVNVAIKVSDTPGGEAFEVAGRGELQMGVLIENMRREGFELSISRPQVLMREEDGQRLEPIEEATIDVDDEHSGAVIEKLTGPRKGELVEMKPAGAGKTRIIAHVPSRGLIGYHGEFLTDTRGTGVLNRVFHGWAPHKGPIPGRRAGVLISMEPGEAVAYALWNLEDRGRMFIGAQTPVYTGMIIGEHSRENDLEVNPLKGKKLTNVRASGTDEAVRLTTPITHSLEEAIAYINDDELVEVTPNAIRLRKRHLDPHERKKAARAEG; encoded by the coding sequence ATGGACCTGCGCAACATCGCCATCATCGCCCACGTCGACCACGGCAAGACGACCCTCGTGGACGAGCTTCTGAAGCAATCCGGCGCATTCCGCGAAAACCAGGCAGTGGCCGAGCGGGCGATGGACAGCAACGACCTCGAGCGCGAGCGCGGCATCACCATTCTCGCCAAGTGCACCTCGGTCGAGTGGAAAGGTGCGCGGATCAACATCGTCGACACTCCCGGCCACGCCGACTTTGGCGGCGAGGTGGAGCGGATCCTGTCGATGGTTGATGGCGTGGTGCTGCTGGTGGACGCCGCCGAAGGCCCGATGCCGCAGACCAAGTTCGTCACCTCCAAGGCGCTCGCTCTCGGCCTGCGCCCGATCGTGGTGCTCAACAAGGTCGACAAGCAGGACGCCGAGCCGGACCGTGCGCTGGATGAGGTCTTCGACCTCTTTGCCGCTCTGGATGCCGATGAGGACCAGCTCGACTTTCCTCACCTCTATGCCTCCGGGCGCAGCGGCTGGTGCGACACCGAGCTGGACGGGCCGCGCAAGAACCTCGAGGCCCTGTTCCGCCTGATCGTCGATCATGTGCCTGCCCCGAAGCAGCAGAAGCACGCCGGCGAAGATTTTCGGATGCTGGCCACCACGCTGGGGGCGGATGCCTTCATCGGTCGCACCCTGACGGGGCGCGTCGAGTCGGGCCGTATCAAGGCGGGCGCGACCGTGCAGGCGCTGACCCGCAACAACCAGAAGATCGAGCAGTTCCGCGTTTCCAAGATTCAGGCCTTCCGGGGCCTCGGGCTTCAGGAAATCGAAGAGGCGGTTGCCGGCGATATCGTAACGCTGGCCGGCATGTCGAAGGCGACCGTGTCGGACACGATCTGCGCGCTGGCCGTGGAAGAGGCGCTGGACGCCCAGCCGATCGACCCGCCGACCATCTCCGTGACCTTCGGCATCAACGACTCGCCGCTTGCAGGCCGTGACGGCAAGAAGGTGCAGTCGCGCGTGATCCGTGAGCGGCTGATGAAGGAGGCCGAGGTCAACGTGGCGATCAAGGTGTCCGACACCCCCGGCGGCGAGGCCTTCGAGGTGGCGGGCCGCGGCGAATTGCAGATGGGCGTGCTGATCGAGAACATGCGCCGCGAGGGCTTTGAGCTTTCCATCTCGCGCCCGCAGGTTCTGATGCGCGAAGAAGACGGCCAGCGTCTTGAGCCCATCGAAGAAGCCACCATCGACGTGGATGACGAGCATTCCGGCGCTGTGATCGAAAAGCTAACCGGCCCGCGCAAGGGCGAGTTGGTCGAGATGAAACCGGCGGGGGCTGGCAAGACCCGGATCATCGCCCATGTGCCCTCGCGCGGGCTGATCGGCTATCACGGAGAGTTTCTTACCGACACGCGCGGCACCGGCGTGCTGAACCGCGTGTTCCACGGCTGGGCCCCCCACAAGGGCCCGATTCCGGGCCGCCGCGCGGGTGTGCTGATCTCGATGGAGCCGGGCGAGGCCGTGGCCTATGCGCTGTGGAACCTTGAGGACCGGGGCCGCATGTTCATCGGCGCGCAGACGCCGGTCTATACTGGCATGATCATCGGCGAGCACAGCCGCGAGAACGACCTTGAGGTGAACCCGCTGAAGGGCAAGAAGCTGACCAACGTGCGCGCCTCGGGCACCGATGAGGCCGTCCGCCTGACGACGCCGATCACACACTCGCTCGAAGAAGCAATCGCTTACATCAACGACGACGAGCTGGTCGAGGTCACGCCCAACGCTATCCGCCTGCGCAAGCGCCATCTTGATCCGCATGAGCGCAAGAAGGCTGCGCGCGCAGAGGGGTAA
- the guaB gene encoding IMP dehydrogenase, whose product MEIREALTFDDVLLVPAESRVLPSTAITATKVTRSITMNIPLLSSAMDTVTEGRMAITMAQAGGIGVIHKNLDVEAQAREVRRVKRFESGIVYSPVTLTPDQTLADAKALIERYNFTGFPVVDEAHRVVGIVTNRDMRFATSDETPVKVMMTSKDLAILKEPADREEAISLMKARRIEKLLVTDATGKLTGLLTLKDTEQSVLNPTACKDSLGRLRVAAATSVGDSGFERTEALIDAGVDIVVIDTAHGHSEGVIAAVRRAKTLSNEVQVIAGNVATGEATRALIDAGADAVKVGIGPGSICTTRMVAGVGVPQLTAIMDCAKAAGDVPVIADGGIKFSGDFAKAIAAGASCAMVGSMIAGTDESPGEVILWQGRSFKAYRGMGSLGAMARGSADRYFQKDAASDKLVPEGIEGQVPYKGSATAVIHQLVGGLRAAMGYTGCATVEEMRKNCTFVKITGAGLKESHVHDVQITRESPNYRVG is encoded by the coding sequence ATGGAGATTCGCGAGGCACTGACCTTCGATGATGTTTTGCTTGTTCCCGCCGAAAGCCGGGTGCTCCCTTCGACCGCCATCACGGCGACGAAGGTGACGCGCTCGATCACCATGAACATCCCGCTTCTCAGCTCGGCGATGGACACGGTGACCGAAGGGCGCATGGCCATCACCATGGCGCAGGCGGGCGGGATCGGGGTGATCCACAAGAACCTCGATGTCGAGGCACAGGCCCGTGAGGTGCGCCGGGTCAAACGCTTTGAAAGCGGGATCGTCTACAGCCCCGTCACCCTCACGCCCGATCAGACCCTGGCCGATGCCAAGGCCCTGATTGAGCGATACAATTTCACCGGCTTCCCGGTTGTCGACGAGGCCCATCGCGTGGTGGGCATCGTCACCAACCGCGACATGCGCTTCGCCACCTCCGACGAGACACCGGTGAAGGTGATGATGACCTCGAAGGATCTTGCGATCCTGAAGGAGCCGGCCGATCGGGAAGAGGCGATATCGCTGATGAAGGCGCGGCGGATCGAGAAGCTGCTGGTGACGGATGCGACCGGCAAGCTCACCGGCCTGCTGACGCTGAAGGACACCGAGCAGTCGGTGCTCAACCCGACGGCCTGCAAGGACAGCCTTGGCCGCCTGCGGGTGGCAGCGGCCACCTCGGTGGGGGACTCGGGCTTCGAGCGCACGGAAGCCCTGATCGACGCGGGCGTGGACATCGTGGTGATCGACACCGCCCATGGCCATTCGGAAGGGGTGATCGCCGCCGTGAGGCGGGCCAAGACCCTCTCCAATGAGGTGCAGGTGATTGCGGGCAACGTCGCCACGGGCGAGGCAACCCGTGCCCTGATCGACGCGGGCGCGGATGCGGTGAAAGTCGGTATCGGGCCCGGCTCGATCTGCACCACCCGCATGGTCGCAGGCGTCGGCGTGCCCCAGCTCACCGCCATCATGGACTGTGCCAAGGCCGCAGGGGATGTGCCGGTGATCGCGGACGGTGGCATCAAGTTTTCCGGCGATTTTGCCAAGGCCATCGCGGCAGGCGCGTCCTGTGCCATGGTTGGTTCGATGATCGCTGGCACGGATGAAAGCCCGGGCGAGGTGATCCTGTGGCAGGGCCGCTCGTTCAAGGCCTACCGCGGCATGGGTTCGCTTGGTGCGATGGCGCGCGGTTCTGCCGATCGCTACTTCCAGAAGGATGCGGCGAGCGACAAGCTCGTGCCCGAAGGCATCGAGGGGCAGGTGCCCTACAAGGGCTCGGCGACCGCCGTGATCCACCAGCTCGTCGGCGGCTTGAGAGCGGCCATGGGTTACACCGGCTGCGCGACCGTCGAGGAGATGCGCAAGAACTGCACATTCGTGAAGATCACCGGCGCCGGCTTGAAAGAGAGCCATGTGCACGACGTGCAGATCACCCGTGAAAGCCCGAATTACCGCGTAGGCTGA
- a CDS encoding ATP-binding protein has translation MAQAFRGRIWQVLGLALVLVSVGVVLPGVELSLIFITCGATLTALLVLLRLMSARQAVAEKALAETVAGFTELDSSPCFTTDLDGAVTHFNASARKRFSVNAGESLPRVMRDLLANPAALLRRLETRADTRGHAAEDVVTRKGHMRLVVHRLGEDGFLWRMEDMVEREGSRGAESLSLPMMTINKTGAVLFMNESLRRVIGGRAKRLEDIIVDVSEAGISGPQRITASVGELRCHVVEIAGQAGRREVYLLPSTDVPGRPVQDGTASLELLDHMPVALLRIQRDGTLTMANRLARELLGHDALVGMSFADLVEGLGRSVRDWVAEAAEGRGPLRPEVARAKLPVQDVFLQISLSRVVEDGEASLVAVLNDATELKTLEAQFVQSQKMQAIGQLAGGVAHDFNNLLTAIAGHCDLLLLRHDQGDPDYGDLVQINQNANRAASLVGQLLAFSRKQNLQPEVLDMRETLSDLGHLLNRLVGERVNLALSHEPDLPSIRADKRQLEQVIMNLVVNARDAMPEGGTITVETQQRVLKEEMHRDRATVPPGGYVVVCVSDEGSGIHPDKIGKVFEPFWTTKRPGEGTGLGLSTAYGIVKQTGGYIFVDSVLGQGSCFTLYLPVHDRPEEAPRPTADAVPRDHSAEGEGVILLVEDEAPVRAFASRALRMRGYTVLEAENAEDALKMLEDIELKVDVFVTDVIMPGMDGPSWVRKALEMRPDVKVVFVSGYAEDSFDNEQALIPNSVFLPKPFSLNELTAKVHDQTH, from the coding sequence ATGGCGCAGGCGTTTCGGGGAAGGATTTGGCAGGTTCTCGGGCTGGCTCTGGTGTTGGTCTCTGTCGGGGTGGTTCTGCCCGGGGTTGAGCTGTCGCTGATCTTCATCACGTGTGGCGCAACGCTGACCGCCCTGCTGGTGCTTCTGCGCCTGATGAGCGCGCGGCAGGCGGTGGCCGAAAAGGCCCTTGCCGAAACCGTTGCAGGCTTCACCGAGCTCGACAGTTCTCCCTGTTTCACCACCGACCTTGATGGCGCCGTTACCCATTTCAACGCCAGTGCGCGCAAGCGTTTTTCCGTCAATGCGGGCGAGAGCCTGCCGCGGGTTATGCGGGATCTGCTCGCCAATCCGGCCGCGCTGCTTCGCCGGCTCGAGACAAGGGCCGATACCCGGGGCCACGCCGCTGAAGATGTCGTCACCCGCAAGGGCCATATGAGGCTGGTCGTGCATCGGCTCGGGGAAGACGGGTTCCTGTGGCGGATGGAAGACATGGTGGAACGTGAAGGTTCCCGAGGCGCAGAAAGCCTGAGCCTTCCTATGATGACGATCAACAAGACCGGCGCGGTCCTGTTCATGAACGAGTCGCTGCGCCGAGTGATCGGCGGGCGAGCCAAGCGGCTTGAAGACATCATCGTCGACGTGTCCGAAGCCGGGATCAGCGGCCCGCAGCGCATTACCGCCTCTGTGGGCGAACTGCGCTGCCACGTGGTGGAAATCGCGGGGCAGGCCGGGCGGCGGGAGGTGTATCTGCTGCCATCCACCGATGTTCCGGGGCGGCCGGTCCAGGATGGCACCGCGTCCCTCGAACTGCTGGACCATATGCCCGTCGCCCTGTTGCGCATCCAGCGTGATGGCACTCTGACCATGGCCAACCGGCTGGCGCGGGAGCTGCTGGGGCATGATGCACTGGTCGGCATGTCCTTCGCGGATCTGGTCGAAGGCCTTGGGCGCTCGGTCCGAGACTGGGTTGCAGAGGCTGCCGAGGGCCGCGGACCGCTGCGCCCTGAGGTGGCCCGCGCCAAGCTGCCGGTTCAGGACGTCTTCCTGCAGATTTCCCTCAGCCGCGTGGTTGAGGATGGCGAGGCCTCTCTGGTGGCCGTTCTGAACGATGCCACCGAGTTGAAGACCTTGGAGGCGCAGTTTGTTCAGAGCCAGAAAATGCAGGCGATCGGTCAGCTTGCCGGCGGTGTGGCGCATGATTTCAACAACCTGCTGACCGCCATCGCGGGCCACTGCGACCTGCTCCTGCTGCGCCACGATCAGGGAGATCCTGATTACGGCGATCTGGTGCAGATCAACCAGAACGCCAACCGCGCGGCCAGTCTGGTCGGCCAGCTGCTGGCGTTTTCGCGAAAGCAGAACCTCCAGCCCGAGGTTTTGGACATGCGCGAAACCCTCTCGGATCTTGGCCATCTGCTCAACCGACTGGTGGGAGAGCGGGTGAATTTGGCCCTCAGTCACGAGCCCGACCTGCCCTCGATCCGCGCCGACAAGCGGCAGCTTGAGCAGGTCATCATGAATCTGGTGGTGAATGCACGCGATGCCATGCCCGAGGGCGGCACGATCACCGTGGAGACCCAACAGCGCGTGCTGAAAGAGGAGATGCATCGGGATCGCGCAACAGTGCCGCCCGGGGGATACGTGGTTGTCTGCGTTTCCGATGAGGGGTCTGGCATCCATCCCGACAAGATCGGCAAGGTTTTCGAACCGTTCTGGACCACGAAGCGTCCCGGCGAAGGCACCGGCCTCGGGCTTTCGACCGCCTATGGAATCGTCAAGCAGACGGGCGGCTACATCTTCGTGGATTCCGTTCTGGGGCAGGGGAGTTGTTTCACCCTCTACCTCCCGGTCCATGATCGCCCCGAGGAGGCGCCGCGCCCGACGGCGGACGCCGTTCCGCGCGACCACTCCGCCGAGGGCGAAGGCGTCATCCTTTTGGTGGAGGATGAGGCGCCGGTAAGGGCCTTTGCGTCGCGGGCCTTGCGGATGAGAGGCTACACAGTGCTGGAGGCAGAGAACGCAGAGGACGCGCTGAAGATGCTTGAAGACATTGAGCTGAAAGTGGATGTCTTCGTGACAGACGTGATCATGCCGGGCATGGACGGCCCGAGTTGGGTGCGCAAAGCCTTGGAGATGCGTCCGGATGTGAAGGTTGTCTTCGTGTCAGGCTACGCAGAGGACAGCTTTGACAATGAGCAGGCCTTGATTCCAAACTCGGTGTTTCTGCCGAAGCCCTTCTCGTTGAATGAGCTGACCGCCAAGGTCCACGATCAGACCCACTGA
- the recA gene encoding recombinase RecA produces the protein MGTAKLLDMGKSPNGDKQKALDSALAQIERQFGKGSIMKLGGENQLPDIESTSTGSLGLDIALGIGGLPKGRIIEIYGPESSGKTTLTLHCVAEEQKKGGVCAFVDAEHALDPQYARKLGVDLDELLISQPDTGEQALEITDTLVRSGAVSMVVVDSVAALTPKSELEGDMGDSSVGVHARLMSQAMRKLTGSISRSNCMVIFINQIRMKIGVMFGSPETTTGGNALKFYSSVRLDIRRIGSIKDRDEVVGNATRVKVVKNKVAPPFKQVEFDIMYGEGISKTGELLDLGVKAGVVEKSGAWFSYGDERIGQGRENSKQFLKDNPDIAFEIEDKIRASHGLEFDAADKDDSAGGDDDEMFES, from the coding sequence ATGGGCACAGCGAAACTTCTGGACATGGGCAAATCACCTAACGGCGACAAGCAAAAGGCGCTCGACAGCGCGCTGGCGCAGATTGAGCGGCAGTTCGGCAAGGGTTCGATCATGAAGCTCGGCGGCGAAAACCAGTTGCCGGACATCGAATCGACTTCCACGGGCTCCCTCGGGCTCGACATTGCCCTTGGCATCGGCGGGCTGCCGAAGGGCCGGATCATAGAAATCTATGGTCCGGAGAGCTCGGGCAAGACCACCCTGACACTGCATTGCGTAGCCGAAGAGCAGAAGAAGGGTGGCGTTTGTGCCTTTGTCGACGCCGAACACGCGCTGGACCCGCAATACGCCCGCAAGCTGGGTGTCGACCTCGACGAGCTGCTGATTTCGCAGCCCGACACCGGCGAACAAGCGCTTGAGATCACCGATACGCTGGTGCGCTCCGGGGCCGTGAGCATGGTTGTGGTCGACTCGGTTGCCGCGCTCACCCCGAAATCGGAGCTGGAAGGCGACATGGGCGATTCCAGCGTCGGCGTTCACGCCCGTCTGATGAGCCAGGCCATGCGCAAGCTGACCGGCTCGATCAGCCGCTCCAACTGCATGGTCATCTTCATCAACCAGATCCGGATGAAGATCGGCGTCATGTTCGGCTCGCCCGAAACCACCACCGGCGGCAACGCGCTGAAGTTCTACAGCTCGGTGCGCCTCGATATCCGCCGCATCGGCTCGATCAAAGACCGCGACGAGGTGGTGGGTAACGCGACCCGCGTGAAAGTCGTGAAGAACAAGGTCGCCCCGCCGTTCAAGCAGGTGGAATTCGATATCATGTATGGCGAAGGTATCTCGAAAACCGGCGAGCTGCTGGACCTCGGGGTAAAAGCCGGCGTGGTGGAAAAGTCCGGTGCGTGGTTCTCCTACGGCGACGAGCGCATTGGCCAGGGCCGGGAGAATTCGAAGCAGTTCCTGAAGGATAACCCGGATATCGCCTTTGAGATCGAAGACAAGATCCGGGCATCGCACGGGCTCGAGTTTGACGCGGCCGACAAGGATGACAGCGCCGGTGGTGATGATGACGAGATGTTCGAATCCTGA